In the genome of Magnolia sinica isolate HGM2019 chromosome 2, MsV1, whole genome shotgun sequence, one region contains:
- the LOC131225321 gene encoding uncharacterized protein LOC131225321, which translates to MDSQPQALGVHLTETTDASKTKASSSSSRKRGPTRCAFLHEQPDRKKVLKTNEFGQPNEDCLEQKKFASHIGILTRTHIPIIYQDFRQVPHAHIQMIIESLSRAYEFEGQSGDASLTNVTKRIKETWQNYKKRLTAKYIKDKDPAVVRDSPAPPKHPYRGLEKLDELYSSNPSFKITDVDDALTQGLGCSITTIGLKMSAPARSKVENLIKEKDGLVQEIFDIKKLLAKMEAWMQLQQHAQSTQNLLSPTIAKSAQPDVIYIGRRCDLLSWGNRDVVARG; encoded by the exons atggattcacaaccacAGGCATTGGGTGTGCACTTGACCGAGACTACAGATGCGAGCAAGACCAAAG cttcttcttcatcatctagAAAGAGAGGTCCTACTAGGTGTGCTTTTTTACATGAgcaacctgataggaaaaaagtcctaaagacgaatgaattcgggcaaccgaatgaggattGTCTTGAACAAAAGAaatttgcatcgcatatcggtATCCTCACCCGtactcatatcccgatcatataccagGACTTTCGCCAGGTGCCTCATGCACACATTCAAATGATCATAGAGTCATTGTCACGggcttatgagtttgagggtcaaagtggGGATGCGAGTCTTACAAACGTAACAAAACGCATCAAGGAAACATGGCAGAATTACAAGAAAAggttgactgcaaaatatattaaagaCAAAGATCCTGCAGTTGTAAGAGATAGTCCTGCCCCCCCCAAGCATCCCTATAGAGGATTG GAAAAATTAGATGAGCTTTATTCTAGCAATCCTTCTTTTAAGATTACCGACGTTgatgatgcccttacacag ggtctaggttgctcaataactACGATAGGACTGAAGATGTCAGCCCCTGcccgttcaaaggtagagaatttgataaaagaaaaagatggcCTAGTGCAGGAGATATTTGATATAAAGAAATTGTTGGCCAAGATGGAGGCCTGGATGCAGTTGCAGCAACACGCACAATCTACTCAAAACCTCTTATCACCAACAATTGCTAAATCTGCTCAG cctGATGTTATATATATCGGTAGGAGATGCGACTTGCTTAGTTGGGGAAATCGTGATGTAGTTGCTCGGGGttaa